Proteins encoded within one genomic window of Methanosarcina barkeri str. Wiesmoor:
- a CDS encoding HEAT repeat domain-containing protein has protein sequence MAISGLALGFLTNFLYDSSKKIPGHIFNTSSKVYDKAIKEFSNKSYKLTGIQIDTFFHQENVEKAIEKYLKNPDKIDCSNILIHEFFELFSGEDFSREDADLILNSFFEIMDSEIEKEPELKNDLEFYLAKETYKTTQEMNQGVKKLSKDVKELAHNVQEVHEVINGRRENQSKKESGVYFEESLEKYLNKIIDEDGKTGVSEVYTELSAKEILPVTLKFHDEESNREQEFEVLELVEKEEKLIISGESGSGKTTTFRWLNYILAKSYLEEKNENVPLYIELNSYIGEERFIKNPFDIYIAKKAEEKGISEDVLKTILKGKATILLDGFDLLSPTDEFYPYDKISNFITDYNNCRFVISSRPGFFESIKSSFKVSELEKLTDEKIEIFIDRSVSNEELANTLKDKILSNQQLKSILSNPMMLYIAIKVAMGRKDKSDDLLPSKRSKLYENFIDILFSHQEEKGKGLHADRIQIENSLTDLYFKLQCRNEVSCKYSGALKFVKKSSEDSMFKKISPQLILEDCFKLGILNRNDNYVSYGIHQSFQEYFAAIKLKELFESGFDVSEAFSHPKWEEVVIFTSEMLDSDSIDKFIGSMLLKSELFLASKCVNKASEKVKEKLRALLTEKMDSKCILEKISSIESLGRIGVAGISIISEALKDEDPSVRWSAIKALRNIKSDKAVKPLINALKDEDDDLRWNVAEILGKIKSDTAVKLLINALKDENSHVRLSAAEALGNIKSETAVQLLINALNDENENVQRGAAEALGNIESETAVQPLINALNDENEDVRRSAVEALGKIKSETAVQPLINALKDEDDDLRWNVAEILGKIKSDTAVKLLINALKDENSHVRLSAAEALGNIKSETAVQLLINALNDENEDVRRSAVEALGKIKSETAVQPLINALNDENEDVRRSAVEALGNIKSETAVQPLINALKDENEYVRRSAVEALGNIKSETAVQPLINALKDEDSDVRREAAEALGNIKSETVVQPLINALKDEDSDVRREAAEALGNIKSETAVQPLINALKDEHVRWNGAEALGKICTVKNKKQLEDLLESDHEFSINIAFEILYEIEKEERSKVILFKDEKFLRI, from the coding sequence ATGGCTATTTCAGGATTAGCTTTGGGCTTTCTTACTAACTTCTTGTATGACTCTTCCAAGAAGATCCCTGGACACATTTTTAATACTTCTTCAAAAGTTTATGATAAAGCAATAAAAGAGTTCTCGAATAAGAGCTATAAATTGACTGGAATACAAATTGATACGTTTTTTCATCAGGAAAATGTGGAAAAAGCAATTGAAAAATACCTGAAAAATCCAGATAAGATTGATTGTTCAAATATTTTAATCCACGAGTTTTTTGAATTGTTCAGTGGGGAGGATTTCTCCCGCGAAGACGCAGATTTAATTTTAAATTCCTTTTTTGAGATAATGGATTCCGAAATAGAAAAAGAACCTGAACTTAAAAACGATCTTGAGTTCTACTTAGCAAAAGAAACATATAAAACAACCCAAGAGATGAATCAAGGGGTTAAAAAGCTATCTAAAGACGTCAAGGAACTAGCTCATAACGTTCAGGAAGTGCACGAAGTAATCAACGGCAGAAGAGAAAATCAAAGTAAAAAAGAATCCGGCGTATACTTTGAAGAATCATTAGAAAAATACCTGAATAAAATAATAGATGAAGATGGAAAAACCGGGGTCAGTGAAGTCTATACCGAACTTTCAGCCAAAGAGATTTTGCCAGTAACTCTCAAATTCCACGATGAGGAAAGCAATAGAGAACAAGAATTTGAGGTTCTTGAGCTTGTTGAAAAAGAAGAAAAGCTTATCATTTCCGGTGAATCAGGCTCAGGAAAAACAACTACATTTAGATGGTTGAATTATATCCTTGCTAAAAGTTACCTTGAGGAGAAAAACGAAAATGTTCCCCTGTACATTGAATTAAATTCATACATCGGTGAAGAACGTTTCATAAAAAACCCATTTGATATATACATCGCTAAGAAAGCCGAAGAGAAAGGAATATCAGAAGACGTCCTAAAAACGATATTGAAAGGAAAAGCAACTATTCTCCTCGATGGCTTTGACTTACTTTCACCTACCGATGAATTCTATCCCTATGATAAGATTTCAAATTTCATTACCGATTACAATAATTGCAGATTTGTTATTTCTTCAAGACCGGGCTTTTTTGAGAGTATAAAAAGCAGTTTCAAAGTCTCGGAATTGGAAAAACTAACCGACGAAAAAATCGAGATATTCATAGATCGCTCTGTTTCAAATGAAGAACTCGCAAATACTCTCAAAGACAAAATCCTTAGCAATCAACAGCTAAAATCCATACTCTCAAACCCAATGATGCTTTACATTGCCATCAAAGTTGCTATGGGAAGAAAAGACAAGTCCGATGACTTACTGCCTTCAAAACGTTCTAAATTGTACGAAAATTTTATTGATATTCTTTTCAGTCATCAGGAAGAAAAGGGGAAAGGCCTTCACGCAGACAGAATACAAATCGAGAATTCTCTTACTGACCTGTATTTTAAACTTCAATGCAGGAATGAAGTTTCATGTAAATATTCTGGAGCTCTCAAATTTGTCAAAAAAAGTTCTGAAGATTCTATGTTTAAAAAAATTAGCCCGCAGTTAATTCTTGAAGACTGCTTCAAACTTGGAATACTTAATAGAAATGATAATTATGTATCATATGGAATCCACCAGTCTTTTCAAGAATATTTTGCAGCTATAAAGCTAAAAGAACTTTTTGAAAGTGGATTTGACGTATCAGAGGCTTTTAGTCATCCAAAATGGGAAGAAGTTGTGATATTCACCTCTGAAATGCTGGATTCGGACTCGATTGACAAATTTATTGGTTCAATGCTTTTAAAAAGCGAGCTTTTCTTGGCTTCAAAGTGTGTAAATAAAGCAAGTGAAAAAGTAAAGGAAAAACTGCGTGCTTTACTTACCGAGAAAATGGATTCTAAGTGTATATTAGAAAAGATTAGTTCTATTGAAAGCCTAGGAAGAATTGGAGTCGCTGGAATCAGTATAATTAGCGAAGCCTTGAAAGATGAAGATCCAAGTGTGCGGTGGAGCGCGATAAAGGCACTTAGAAATATAAAATCTGACAAAGCTGTGAAGCCGCTAATCAACGCATTGAAAGATGAAGATGATGATCTTCGGTGGAATGTGGCAGAGATACTTGGAAAAATAAAATCTGATACAGCAGTGAAGCTGCTAATCAACGCACTGAAAGATGAAAATTCACACGTGCGATTGAGCGCGGCAGAGGCACTTGGAAATATTAAATCTGAGACAGCTGTGCAGCTGCTAATAAACGCACTGAATGATGAAAATGAAAATGTGCAGAGGGGAGCGGCAGAGGCACTTGGAAATATTGAATCTGAGACAGCTGTGCAGCCGCTAATTAACGCACTGAATGATGAAAATGAAGATGTGCGGAGGAGCGCGGTAGAGGCACTTGGAAAGATTAAATCTGAGACAGCTGTGCAGCCGCTAATCAACGCATTGAAAGATGAAGATGATGATCTTCGGTGGAATGTGGCAGAGATACTTGGAAAAATAAAATCTGATACAGCAGTGAAGCTGCTAATCAACGCACTGAAAGATGAAAATTCACACGTGCGATTGAGCGCGGCAGAGGCACTTGGAAATATTAAATCTGAGACAGCTGTGCAGCTGCTAATTAACGCACTGAATGATGAAAATGAAGATGTGCGGAGGAGCGCGGTAGAGGCACTTGGAAAGATTAAATCTGAGACAGCTGTGCAGCCGCTAATTAACGCACTGAATGATGAAAATGAAGATGTGCGGAGGAGCGCGGTAGAGGCACTTGGAAATATTAAATCTGAGACAGCTGTGCAGCCGCTAATAAACGCACTCAAAGATGAAAATGAATATGTGCGGAGGAGCGCGGTAGAGGCACTTGGAAATATTAAATCTGAGACAGCTGTGCAGCCACTAATTAACGCACTCAAAGATGAAGATTCAGATGTGCGGAGAGAAGCGGCAGAGGCACTTGGAAATATTAAATCTGAGACAGTTGTGCAGCCGCTAATTAACGCACTCAAAGATGAAGATTCAGATGTGCGGAGAGAAGCGGCAGAGGCACTTGGAAATATTAAATCCGAGACAGCTGTGCAGCCGCTAATTAACGCGCTGAAAGATGAACATGTGCGATGGAACGGGGCAGAGGCACTTGGAAAGATTTGTACTGTAAAAAATAAAAAGCAGCTGGAAGATCTACTTGAATCAGATCATGAATTTTCAATTAACATAGCATTTGAAATCCTCTATGAAATAGAAAAAGAAGAGAGATCAAAAGTCATTTTGTTCAAAGATGAAAAATTCTTAAGAATCTAA
- a CDS encoding endonuclease/exonuclease/phosphatase family protein yields MKIITWNCNMAFRKKYKHILPFDPDLLIVSECEHPDKFSDKFYNDVLWIGDNRNKGLGVFSFNDFEIAIHESYCENYRYVLPVTVNGNEAMNLIAVWSQNNTEDPKRRYIGEVWKSLNYYKDLFRFSTIIAGDFNWNVIWDQGNQKYPLYGTLTDVINLLEQFDIFSMYHTFTNAEFGIEKEPTLYFRKNKKTPYHIDYIFAPSKIINCGKSFLVGKYEDWISLSDHMPLIAELE; encoded by the coding sequence ATGAAAATCATAACCTGGAACTGTAATATGGCTTTCCGGAAGAAATACAAACATATTCTTCCTTTTGATCCTGATTTATTGATTGTTTCTGAGTGTGAGCATCCAGATAAATTCAGTGATAAATTTTACAATGATGTTTTATGGATAGGTGATAACAGAAACAAGGGCCTGGGTGTTTTCAGTTTTAATGATTTTGAAATTGCAATCCATGAATCCTATTGTGAAAATTACAGGTATGTCCTTCCTGTCACAGTGAACGGCAATGAAGCCATGAATCTTATTGCTGTCTGGTCGCAGAACAATACAGAAGATCCAAAAAGGAGATACATTGGAGAAGTTTGGAAGTCACTGAATTACTATAAGGACTTGTTCAGATTTTCAACGATTATTGCAGGTGATTTCAACTGGAATGTTATCTGGGATCAGGGAAATCAGAAATATCCTCTTTACGGAACACTAACTGATGTAATTAATTTGTTAGAGCAATTTGATATTTTCAGTATGTATCATACTTTTACAAATGCAGAGTTCGGGATTGAAAAGGAACCGACACTTTATTTCAGGAAAAATAAGAAGACTCCTTATCATATAGATTATATTTTTGCGCCTTCTAAAATTATTAATTGCGGGAAATCATTTCTGGTTGGTAAATATGAAGATTGGATCTCTCTGAGCGATCATATGCCTTTAATAGCAGAATTAGAATAA